In one Paenibacillus antri genomic region, the following are encoded:
- a CDS encoding ABC transporter permease → MHIRTRGPKLRWNFRKTWPLHLMLVPGIVFTIVFAYLPMAGIVMAFQDFKPWLGFTGSPWVGWDHFRYMFERPDSIQVIWNTLIIASLKIVFQLFAPFLFALLLNEIRVLGFKRAVQTLVYLPHFLSWVILGGILLDMLSPEAGLVNKALTAVGIEPIFFLGNGDWFRVTVVLSDVWKEFGFGTIVFLASLAGINPSLYEAAEVDGANRWKQTVHITIPALIPITIVLGTLSLGNILNAGFDQIFNLYNPLVYSKGDIIDTFVYRMAILNGEMSFGTAVGLFKSFVALVLIVISYRLAYKFANYKIF, encoded by the coding sequence ATGCACATTCGAACGAGAGGCCCCAAGCTGCGTTGGAACTTCCGCAAAACGTGGCCGCTGCATCTGATGCTGGTTCCCGGCATCGTCTTTACGATCGTCTTCGCCTACTTGCCGATGGCCGGGATCGTCATGGCGTTCCAGGACTTTAAGCCTTGGCTCGGCTTCACGGGTTCTCCTTGGGTCGGCTGGGACCACTTCCGGTACATGTTCGAGCGACCGGACAGCATTCAAGTCATCTGGAACACGCTGATCATCGCTTCCTTGAAGATCGTCTTCCAGCTGTTCGCTCCGTTCCTGTTCGCGCTGCTGCTGAACGAAATCCGCGTCCTCGGGTTCAAGCGCGCCGTGCAGACGCTCGTGTATTTGCCGCACTTCCTGTCTTGGGTCATCCTCGGCGGGATCTTGCTCGATATGCTCTCTCCCGAAGCCGGCTTGGTGAACAAGGCGCTGACGGCGGTCGGCATCGAGCCGATCTTCTTCCTCGGCAACGGCGACTGGTTCCGCGTCACGGTCGTGCTCAGCGACGTCTGGAAGGAATTCGGCTTCGGCACGATCGTCTTCCTCGCTTCGCTCGCCGGCATCAATCCTTCCCTCTATGAAGCCGCGGAAGTCGACGGCGCGAACCGGTGGAAGCAGACGGTGCACATTACGATACCCGCCCTCATACCGATTACGATCGTGCTCGGCACATTATCGCTCGGCAACATCTTGAACGCGGGCTTCGACCAAATTTTCAACCTGTACAATCCGCTCGTTTATTCGAAGGGCGACATTATCGACACGTTCGTGTACCGCATGGCGATTCTGAACGGCGAGATGAGCTTCGGGACGGCCGTCGGCCTGTTCAAATCCTTCGTCGCGTTGGTGCTGATCGTCATCTCGTACCGTCTCGCTTACAAATTCGCCAACTATAAAATATTCTAA